The DNA window TTCTTGAATATATCACGAAATCCTAATTCTCTGAGTATTTGCTCACGCAGGCTGCAGAGAAGCTACAACATCCCAaacaaaatacacaaaaatacaTATATCCAAATTCAAAATCAGTTCCCCATGGTAAAAAATGGTCAATTTTTTAAGCAAATGAAAATGATGACAAGGGGAGAATTGAGACTCACAATACCATCAGGGGGGCCACCATGACTTTCAGGGTCTTTCTTCAAGTCCTCAAGAATCTCAGCATACCTTGAAACAATGAAGCAAAAACAATGCTGAATAAATGTGAAATGGTAGCACACAACACGGCAAAAATCAGATaacaaagaaatgaagaatCATGAAATGAACCATGAGCACAACTCAAAGAAAAACAGAATCAGATGACAAATAAACAGTAAGCAAAACgaaaaaaacaacacaagaaaacaaaatcagacaacaaacaaacaataaacaaCTAGTAAAGAACAAACCTTTGAGCAAACTTTTCAGCTTTGTCAGGAGCATCAGGAACCGTAGGATCACTCTTAGCTCTTTTCCTGCAACATAAGATTTCAATGTTAAAATCAACAAACATATGTCGACAGAGGGAGTTAGATAGAGGCGAGGCAGGGTACTCGAAAGAAGGGATGGAATGGAGGAAAAGGTCGATCCAGGAGAGCTCAGTTGAGGTTGGCTTCTTGGGATTGTCGGAAGGAAATCTGTATGGGATGGTGCAAGCGCTGTAGTTCGATTCGATCGGCGTCATCAGCAACGGAAACGGTACCAACTCCGACGcactctccattttttttttccttctcttgtcGTCGAATCTAAATCGGGGAATCAGTGGTGTTTagctcctcttctcctctttaTATGTATTTGAATCGCAAGTAAAGTAAAACAAGCAAAATTAGGACTGGATCGACCTGCAACATTATGCTGGTCGGTCAATGGTCATAGACCTTTAAAAATAGGTGAGGGTTTAGGttaaatatatatacttactAGATTTTATCAAAAAGCAACGGTTGTATTTGATCTTTTACTTGTGCCATTCTTGATTCTACTCATCGCCAGTCCATCACCTGAAGTCTGAACGCCATGAAAGCCATTTCAAAACTGAAGTGTTCAACACCAACCTCTCCTCTACGTTCATCTCCTTATGTTCCCGCTACCCCTGCGTCCCCTGACATCCCAAGCCCATCATCTCTTCTCGATGAATTCACTAAGTTCTGCTACCAAAGCGACCTTCCCAGGGCCATCAAAGCCATGAATGCCATGCAGACACTCGGAATTCATGCTGATTGCATCACCTACTCTCAACTCATCAAGTGTTGCTTGGCTCGTAGAGCTGTCCAGCAAGGGAAACTTGTTCACCAGCATGTGTTCTCAAATGGGTACCAGCCCAAGACCTTCTTAATCAACACTCTCCTCGGTATGTATGCGAAGTTCAACCTGTTGAACGATGCACAGAGTTTGTTCGACAAAATGACTGAGAGAAACGTCGTTTCTTGGACCACCATGATCTCTGCTTACTCTAATGCCAAGGTTAACGACAAGGCCTTGAGCTTCTTGGTTTTGATGCTTAGAGAAGGGGTAAGGCCTAATATGTACACTTACTCGTCGGTTTTGAGAGCATGTGATGACTTGCCAAACCTTAGGCAGCTTCATTGTACTATAGGTAAGGTTGGGCTTGACTCCGACGTGTTTGTTCGAAGTGCCTTGATTGATATCTACGCAAAATGGGGCGAAATGCAAAATGCCTGGCGCGTTTTCAATGACATGGAGACGGGAGATGTAGTGGTTTGGAACTCGATAATCGGAGGGTATGCGCAGAATAGCCACGGTGTTGAAGCTTTGAATCTATTTAAGAGGATGAAGAGAGCTGGTTTTCCATCTAATCAGCCAACCCTGACGAGTGTCCTGAGAGGGTGTACTGTATTGGCATTGTTAGAACTGGGGAGACAAGTTCACGTTCATATACTGAAATACGATCCGGATTTGATCCTCTGCAATGCCCTTTTGGATATGTATTGCAAGTGTGGCAGCTTGGAGGATGCAAACTCTGTTTTTGCTAGGATGGCAGAAAGGGATGTAATTTCTTGGAGCACCATGATAGCAGGGTTGGCACAAAATGGCCACAGCCGAGAGGCTCTTCAGTTGTTTGAGTTGATGAAAGCTTCTGGTACTAAACCAAACTATATCACAATAGTAGGGGTTCTGTTTGCTTGTAGCCACGCGGGGCTTGTGGAGGATGGGTGGTACTACTTCCGGTCAATGAAGCATCTTTTTGGAATTGATCCAGTAAGGGAACACTATGGTTGCATGATTGATCTTCTTGGAAGGGCTGGGAAGCTTGAAGATGCAATTAAGTTGATCAACGAAATGAAATCTGAACCTGATGCTGTGATATGGAGAACTGTGCTCAGTGCTTGCAGGGTTCATCGTAATGTGGATCTAGCTGCACATGCTGCAAATAATATTCTTAAATTGGATCCACAGGATGCAGGAACCTACATAATATTGTCTAACATTTATGCAAATAAACAGAGGTGGGAAGATGTTGCTGAGGTTAGAGAGGCTATGAAGAACAGAGGAATCAGAAAAGAACCAGGGTGCAGTTGGGTTGAAGTGAATAAGCATGTCCATGCTTTCATTCAGGGGGATTGCTCGCATCCACAAATAGATGAAATCAGGAGACAACTCAACCGGCTAATTCATAGATTGATGCAAGTGGGTTACATTCCTGACACAAATTTTGTTCTGCAAGATTTTGAAGGGGAGCAGATGGAAGACTCTTTAAGATTCCATGGTGAGAAACTGGCAATCGTGTTTGGTTTGATGAGTTTGTCGAAGGAGTCGACCATTAGAATAAGAAAGAATCTCAGGATCTGCGGAGACTGCCATCTCTTTGCAAAACTGGTCGCAAAGATGGAGCATCGGGTCATTGTGATCAGAGATCCCATCAGATACCATCATTTTCGAGACGGGTTTTGCTCCTGTGGGGATTATTGGTAATGAAAACTAAAGTGAGCGTTCAACAAGATGACTGGCATATGTATCAGTattcaaggaaggaacaaaCGTATCCCCGCATCAGCATGCCTCAACAGGCCATTTGCAGGATTGCATACGTGGTCATTTCAGGCTACAAAATATGCAAACAGAAAACAGAGGATCAACAACTTCTGAAGTCTGAACAAACTAGTTGTCAACAACCCCCTCTGGCTGCCTTGTTCCTTTGAAGGACATCATATTTGTCTCATGATCTAAATTTTGTTCCCTTTTTGTGTTTGAAGAAGTTTGACcctcactcactcactcaccGCCACCAGTGACCAGTGACCAGTGACCAGTGACCACTGTTACTTTACTTCCTACTCGGTTCGCTTGCCTTGGATCGTTGGCAAGTCCAAATGAAATTCAACACAAGGCCCATATGAGAACCTGGGCTTCCCGCCAAATAGAGCCCCTTTAGTGGGCCGGTCTTATTCTGCATGGGGTcccctctcttttcttttttcttctctttggtCTCGTCTCAAAAGAAGAGCCAATTAGTGCTAGAGTTACGACTAAAGAAATAAATTTCTTTGGATTCTTTCAGGCTTTTCCGGCTTTCCCTGTCTCCCACCATGACAAAAAGCCTTGAGCCCTTCCCTTGACTGCAATTGCATAGAAACTAGCAGGCAATAAAGTCCTTTTTCAAGTCTCCATTCCCCCCTTGGAAGAACAGAAGAGAATAACTAATGTAAACCAAAGGTGCTGATATTTTAGTCAAACTTTCACAACGAGCCTCTTCTAATCCGGAAAAATGACTCATTGAagccattttctttttctttttcttcttctttagaaaaAGAGGGttcaaaaagaaatcaaatgaaaaGATTAGCACCTTATTCACTTACAGACCAGGCGTCACCATAGACATATTGTACCTCAGATGGAAGCCCTTCAAGCCACGGTTCTATACCTCATTCTCTTGCCGACATACATAATTACTGCTAAGGATGACGCATGGAAATCTGCTACCGCAACATACACGAAAGAAGCAGATGGAGATGGGTCCATCATTATAGGTTCTCTCTTACATCTACTCTCAATATTTAATAAGACTTTCAATTTCAATGACGTAGCATCTTCTGGGTCTTCATATATTTGCAGAAGGTGCTTGTGGCTATGGTGATCTTCACAAGGTTAGCTATGGGAAGTACAGTGCAGGACTAAGTAATATGCTATTCAACAGAGGCAGCACCTGTGGGGCTTGCTATGAGGTCAGGTGTGTAGACCACATCTTATGGTGCTTGCAAGGGAGTCCACCTGTGATTCTCACTGCCACTGATTTCTGTCCTCCCAATTATGGGCTTTCTGCTGAATACGGTGGCTGGTGCAACTTCCCCAAGGAACACTTTGAGATCTCAGAAGCAGCATTTGCTGAAATTGCAGAGAGAAAAGCTGATATTGTGCCAATTCAGTACCGAAGgtaatgaaaaaaattatatcccACATGATTGAAAACTTTGATTGGGGGTTTGTTTCTCTATTTCTAAGATTCTAATCTTGTATAGGGTGAAATGTGAAAGAAGGGGTGGGCTTAAATTCACATTGAGCGGAAGTTCCCACTTCTGTCAAGTCCTGATTACCAATGTGGGATTGGACGGTGAAGTGGTTGCTGTAAAAGTGAAGGGATCAAAAACTGGGTGGTTACCTATGGCAAGGAACTGGGGACAGAATTGGCAATCCAATGTAAACCTTGTTGGACAGCCTCTATCTTTTGAGGTGACCAGCAGTAGCGGAAGAACACTCGCATCTTACAATGTGGCTCCAGCAAAGTGGAAGTTTGGTCAAACATTTGAGGGGAAACAGTTCTAGCTGGGAAATTTTCTGCAATTGACTACAGAAGTGAGCAGATAATATCCTTCATCAGCCTAACTTATGCGGCTAGCACCTTGAACTAGGTTCTGAGTATTTACATCTGGTGTTCAAGATCTAGATATATCTTTAAATTAGGTTTGCTCACGCAACAGAAGCTTAGAGCTGGGCTGTAAACTATAAAGTATACTTCAATGGTCATTAAAGGCAAGAAAGctgtagaagaagaaaatataaaCTACCGAAATACAAGTTCCATTATGTCTTTGTATGATCTGTTATTTAAAAGAGCAAAGCAGATACAATTGAGTAAAATTATTCAAAAGTACGGTTTACCTTGAAGTTTTCCACTATAACCATTGGTTTATGAATGATGTGAGACCTGCAACATTTCTATTGACATTCCTTCTTCGAAAGAGATTGCATGTTCAACATTGATGGGAGCTGggataaaaaagaaatatttgaTGGTAAATGAGTCATTGCAAAAGGTGCTTCAGGCCCATGTAAAGTGTAGACATGAAACAGTATTAATAGTTGATCATTTCGTGACATAACCATCAATGAAATAATAGTAAGTTGATAACCAACCTATGCAGTAGAACTTTGAGCCTCTGGGgaacaaaagaagaagttaaTGAAGAATGGTACAAGATAGAGGAAAATGAGGGTCACAACGATTAAAATGCACCCAAAATCTATAACATCAAGCAGCCAAAACAACTCAGTACATACACTCGCTTCCACAGAATTGCTAAACAAGAATTCCATACACAAGTGTGGaaacttttttgttgattcCATTATCTCACAATTTCATCTTTTCCTCTTCCTCTACAAACTCCAGAAGCTCTCACCATAACCCCTACGAGAATCCCCAAGTATAAGGTGTATACTAGCACATGCTTCCCAAGAGGTGGGGAAAAGGGCTATCTAAATGGGGGTGCTGATTCTACTCAAGTTCTAGCTATGGCTCAATGtcacctcttcttcttcctcctcctcttccagAAACTCCAGAGATTCACCAAAGTCCTTCTGAGCATCCCATCTCACAATACAGCATTGCCATCTTTCCCCCATCGATTCTAAACCATTAATTAGAACCCTGTATAAGGATCTATCAGGCTCACCTCCTAAGGACCTCATCAACTTATAGCATTCCATTACGAGCCCAACTAGCTTGAATCTCAACAAGGATCTGAATAGAGCATTAAAGCCCTCCAGTTCCGGCAGAAAATCGCGCTCCGAATTCAGATACGAGCAAAGAAGCTCAACCTCTTCGAAGAAGCCATTATTGGCGAATACAGTGACCATTTCAGCATACAGTGATACCTGGGGCCTGTACCACAGCTCCTTCCGAATCTCTTCGAAAACCATGAGAGCCAAGGGGCAATTGTTCTGGCGGAGGAGCTCGCGGAGGACAGCCACCATGTCGCGCTTCAAAAGACGGAGAAACTTGAAATTGAGGACTTGGTTTATCTCTTGAGGCTTGGCTCGCTTCAGGGACTGCACTGCCTGGATTGCTTCAATGCTGAGGATCCTCCCTCTCTGCAGAGGCATTCTGCTCTTGGTGTTGTCCCTCGCCATCCGAATTCTCATCGTAGTTCGATTATCTGGTTTGGTCCCTGCTCTCCATCCACATGGAAAAGGACTTTGCGCTGCGAGTAACCACTTTGTCGCTGTCGTCGTCGTcattggaagaagaagaggccCGCCTGAACCAGAAGCTCGGACGACGAGGAGGACAAGGAAACGGTAGAGGTTTCTTGCGTTTTTGAGCGCTCGTATTGGCCCAAATATGCCTATCGGCCCAGCTCACTTTTAACTTTCGATGACGGGCTTTAACAAGTAATGGGGCCATTGTTCATGGACCTTATGGGCTAGATTTCTTATCGGGCTGTAGTTGAGACTGTGATTCAGCCCGGCCTTCTCCACAGCACGAAATTCGGGAATTGTATATAGAAGTCATTCTTTCTCCGTCACTCGTGCCTTCCAATTTCATCAAACGTCGACGGTGACATGCAGTACAAATCAATGTCTCTTGCATTTCAGAAGAGATTAGATCGGTGAATGCAATTGTTTCATCTTAAACATTTGGTGGCGTTTCCAAGTCGCATCCGGGATCGGAATGGCTTCACAGGGCTTAGGAGGGCCTTCCCGGTGCGGGAGGGTGCTGGGGCCCTCCCTCGACAAGATCATCAAGAACGCGGCGTGGCGAAAACACTCCAATCTGGTGGCAGCCTGCAAATCCGCACTCGACAAGCTCGAGACCCTCTCCGACTCCCTTTATCCGGATCCGAGTTCTCCTCTCTTCGGGGTCGCTCCAGCCGATGCAGAATCCCTCCTCCACCCTTTCTTTCTTGCACTGGATTCCGCCTATGCTAAAGTCGCGGAGCCCGCCTTGGAATGTGCATTCAAACTCTTCTCCCTTGGCCTCCTCCGAGGCGAGATCGATCATAACAGCGCCGTCCTCAACAAGTTCATCGAGGGAATCTGCAAAGTTGGTGGCATAGGAGAGGAATCTATCGAGCTCTCCGTTCTTCGAGTGCTGCTTGCTGCCGTGCGTTCCCAGTGTTTGTTGATCCGTGGTGAGTGCTTGGTTCACATTGTCAGGACTTGTTATAATGTCTATCTTGGTGGCTTGAATGGCACCAATCAGATCTGTGCCAAGTCGGTTCTCGCGCAGATTATGTTGATTGTTTTCACTAGGGTGGAGCTGGATTCCATGGATGTTATGATCAAAACGGTTTCGGTTAATGAGTTGTTGGAGTTTGCAGATAAGAATCTGAACGAAGGTAGTTCCGTTCATTTCTGTCAGAATTTTGTAAACGAGGTTATGGGAGCCAATGAAGAAGTTATTGATGGGAAGCTCACGATCCATATTCCGGCATCATCCAAAAAACTGCAAAATGGTGATACCGATTCTCCCAAAGGGGTCATTGGCGGAGGAGGTGGAGAACCGGATGAGGGAGGTGAATCCGGCTGTGGTGGTGATGAATTTGTAAGTAAGTTAAGGGAGGACGGGTTCCTTCTTTTTAGGAACCTGTGCAAGTTATCAATGAAATTCTCCTCGCAGGAGAACCCAGATGATCAGA is part of the Tripterygium wilfordii isolate XIE 37 chromosome 7, ASM1340144v1, whole genome shotgun sequence genome and encodes:
- the LOC120001558 gene encoding expansin-A20, whose amino-acid sequence is MEALQATVLYLILLPTYIITAKDDAWKSATATYTKEADGDGSIIIEGACGYGDLHKVSYGKYSAGLSNMLFNRGSTCGACYEVRCVDHILWCLQGSPPVILTATDFCPPNYGLSAEYGGWCNFPKEHFEISEAAFAEIAERKADIVPIQYRRVKCERRGGLKFTLSGSSHFCQVLITNVGLDGEVVAVKVKGSKTGWLPMARNWGQNWQSNVNLVGQPLSFEVTSSSGRTLASYNVAPAKWKFGQTFEGKQF
- the LOC120001560 gene encoding protein THYLAKOID ASSEMBLY 8, chloroplastic-like — encoded protein: MTTTTATKWLLAAQSPFPCGWRAGTKPDNRTTMRIRMARDNTKSRMPLQRGRILSIEAIQAVQSLKRAKPQEINQVLNFKFLRLLKRDMVAVLRELLRQNNCPLALMVFEEIRKELWYRPQVSLYAEMVTVFANNGFFEEVELLCSYLNSERDFLPELEGFNALFRSLLRFKLVGLVMECYKLMRSLGGEPDRSLYRVLINGLESMGERWQCCIVRWDAQKDFGESLEFLEEEEEEEEVTLSHS
- the LOC120001554 gene encoding pentatricopeptide repeat-containing protein At2g03880, mitochondrial-like, producing MKAISKLKCSTPTSPLRSSPYVPATPASPDIPSPSSLLDEFTKFCYQSDLPRAIKAMNAMQTLGIHADCITYSQLIKCCLARRAVQQGKLVHQHVFSNGYQPKTFLINTLLGMYAKFNLLNDAQSLFDKMTERNVVSWTTMISAYSNAKVNDKALSFLVLMLREGVRPNMYTYSSVLRACDDLPNLRQLHCTIGKVGLDSDVFVRSALIDIYAKWGEMQNAWRVFNDMETGDVVVWNSIIGGYAQNSHGVEALNLFKRMKRAGFPSNQPTLTSVLRGCTVLALLELGRQVHVHILKYDPDLILCNALLDMYCKCGSLEDANSVFARMAERDVISWSTMIAGLAQNGHSREALQLFELMKASGTKPNYITIVGVLFACSHAGLVEDGWYYFRSMKHLFGIDPVREHYGCMIDLLGRAGKLEDAIKLINEMKSEPDAVIWRTVLSACRVHRNVDLAAHAANNILKLDPQDAGTYIILSNIYANKQRWEDVAEVREAMKNRGIRKEPGCSWVEVNKHVHAFIQGDCSHPQIDEIRRQLNRLIHRLMQVGYIPDTNFVLQDFEGEQMEDSLRFHGEKLAIVFGLMSLSKESTIRIRKNLRICGDCHLFAKLVAKMEHRVIVIRDPIRYHHFRDGFCSCGDYW